Proteins from a single region of Hordeum vulgare subsp. vulgare chromosome 6H, MorexV3_pseudomolecules_assembly, whole genome shotgun sequence:
- the LOC123404437 gene encoding uncharacterized protein LOC123404437 — protein MAGRVDLPSLLPKPASSSWTTRCLALTPAPAVYAPRVELDAKKQQPGRASVSQSWIRDKTLRHDVTLNSPGRGRGKTARENWKRPASCAPSVDRCEKKPRPPAEMVAESEASLLAGLAPSIDRSEKKPLTKMEADSEASFFAGPTFVVSPDPSELPMPTFLYKHKLARTVAPMLVDQQD, from the coding sequence ATGGCTGGCCGGGTTGATCTGCCGTCGCTGCTGCCCAAGCCCGCGTCTTCATCTTGGACGACGCGCTGCCTCGCCCTCACGCCTGCTCCTGCCGTGTACGCGCCTCGCGTGGAGCTGGACGCCAAGAAGCAGCAGCCTGGACGCGCCTCGGTGAGCCAAAGCTGGATCAGAGACAAGACACTCCGCCATGACGTGACCTTGAACAGCCCCGGCCGCGGGCGCGGGAAGACGGCGAGGGAGAACTGGAAGAGGCCGGCGAGCTGCGCGCCGTCCGTCGACCGGTGCGAGAAGAAGCCGAGGCCTCCGGCTGAGATGGTGGCAGAGTCGGAGGCATCACTCCTCGCTGGCCTCGCTCCGTCGATCGACCGGTCTGAGAAGAAGCCTCTGACTAAGATGGAGGCGGACTCGGAGGCATCCTTCTTCGCTGGCCCGACATTCGTCGTGTCGCCGGACCCCAGCGAGCTGCCCATGCCGACCTTCCTCTACAAGCACAAGCTAGCTAGAACAGTCGCTCCGATGCTCGTTGATCAGCAAGACTGA